The following proteins come from a genomic window of Tepidiforma thermophila:
- a CDS encoding acyl-CoA dehydrogenase family protein, protein MRVDWVGRARALAERFAERAPVHDREGSFPFENFAELREAGFYGLTVPQRYGGAEAPLAVYLGVLEELARGDGSTALAFMMHLKTFGQEREAPSYPERWFAHLCEGAVQRGELVNTVATEEGLGSPSGGGVPETVARREGDGWVLEGRKTFTTLAPVLHHFIVLARIEDGRSGDWPRIGNFLVCRGEPGLRIVETWDALGMRATGSHDVVLEGVRLPADRLLNEREAGSPDPRAGAGLAWFALGLCAVTIGVASAARDYAVGFARERTPNGLRPIRELPGVRSKVARMDLLLQRSRALMTDAERAWTGQTSEGMPPIDRVAVAKVETLNASIEAVELAMRVVGGVSLQRSRPLERYFRDVRAPLHNPPLEDRALEQLARRALDGAFEPPRAAE, encoded by the coding sequence ATGAGGGTTGACTGGGTGGGACGGGCGCGCGCGCTCGCGGAGCGATTCGCGGAGCGTGCACCCGTGCACGACCGGGAAGGCTCGTTCCCGTTCGAGAATTTTGCGGAGCTGCGGGAGGCGGGGTTCTACGGGCTGACGGTGCCGCAGCGGTACGGCGGCGCGGAGGCGCCGCTGGCCGTCTACCTGGGGGTGCTGGAGGAGCTGGCGCGGGGAGACGGTTCGACGGCGCTGGCGTTCATGATGCACCTGAAGACGTTCGGGCAGGAGCGGGAGGCGCCGAGCTACCCGGAGCGGTGGTTCGCGCACCTGTGCGAAGGGGCGGTGCAGCGGGGGGAGCTGGTGAACACGGTCGCGACGGAGGAGGGGCTTGGGAGTCCGTCGGGCGGCGGGGTGCCGGAGACGGTGGCGCGGCGCGAGGGCGACGGCTGGGTGCTGGAGGGGCGGAAGACGTTTACCACGCTGGCGCCGGTGCTGCACCACTTCATCGTGCTGGCGCGGATTGAGGACGGCCGCAGCGGCGACTGGCCGCGGATTGGGAACTTTCTCGTCTGCCGGGGCGAGCCGGGGCTGCGCATTGTTGAGACGTGGGATGCGCTGGGGATGCGGGCGACGGGCAGCCATGACGTGGTGCTGGAGGGGGTCCGGCTCCCGGCGGACCGGCTGCTGAACGAGCGGGAGGCGGGTTCGCCGGACCCGCGGGCGGGGGCGGGCCTGGCGTGGTTCGCGCTGGGGCTGTGCGCCGTGACGATCGGGGTGGCGTCGGCGGCGCGGGACTACGCGGTCGGGTTCGCGCGGGAGCGGACGCCGAACGGCCTGCGGCCGATCCGGGAGCTGCCCGGGGTGCGGAGCAAGGTGGCGCGGATGGATCTGCTGCTCCAGCGGAGCCGTGCGCTGATGACCGATGCCGAACGGGCATGGACGGGGCAGACATCAGAAGGGATGCCGCCCATCGACCGGGTGGCGGTGGCGAAGGTGGAGACGCTGAACGCTAGCATCGAGGCGGTGGAGCTGGCGATGCGGGTGGTGGGGGGAGTCAGCCTGCAGCGGTCCCGGCCGCTGGAGCGGTATTTCCGGGATGTGCGGGCGCCATTGCATAATCCGCCGCTGGAGGACCGTGCGCTGGAACAGCTGGCGCGGAGGGCGCTCGATGGGGCGTTCGAGCCGCCGCGGGCGGCGGAGTAG
- a CDS encoding metallopeptidase family protein, producing the protein MRVDRKTFRRLVREAVASLPPELLARVHNVDIVIESRPTARDRKLAGIGPNDLLLGLYHGIPLTHRGENYNLVAPDKISIYHEHIEAICNSEDEVREQVRKTVLHELGHYFGIDDDRLEELGMG; encoded by the coding sequence ATGCGCGTCGACCGTAAAACCTTCCGCCGTCTCGTCCGCGAGGCCGTCGCCTCGCTGCCCCCGGAGCTCCTCGCCCGCGTCCACAACGTCGATATCGTCATCGAATCCCGCCCAACCGCCCGCGACCGCAAGCTCGCCGGCATCGGCCCCAACGACCTCCTCCTCGGCCTCTACCACGGCATCCCGCTCACCCACCGCGGCGAGAACTACAACCTTGTCGCCCCCGACAAAATCTCCATCTACCACGAGCACATCGAGGCCATCTGCAACTCCGAAGACGAGGTCCGCGAGCAGGTCCGGAAAACCGTCCTGCACGAGCTCGGCCATTATTTCGGCATCGATGACGACCGCCTCGAAGAGCTCGGCATGGGCTGA
- a CDS encoding DUF58 domain-containing protein, whose amino-acid sequence MRRPLAAVLAPERRTLSLVLAILLVCVFVAFATGFWLLFRLVYIIAIALPLAWLFTWWNTRGLQANVDRRTSRAQVGQEALEVIEVRNTTFLPKIWLEVEDPSGLPGHRSRRILNIPPRRSRNWLVTTPLLRRGLYEWGPLTVTAVDPFGIFRRTRTFGEAQQILVYPPVVDLPHFQAPPANLPGEGRFRRRTHYITPNAAGVREYAPGDAFNRIHWRSTARTGELMVKTFELDPASDIWVILDLERRVHVGSGDDSTEEYAVRIAASVARHYIIANRPAGLLQFGRDLRILEPERGQNQLTRILETLATASAVGDAPLGALLLEEQRRFGRHTTLVIVTAATDDHWLTAIQSLTQRGVRAAVVLIDPSTFGSDRSPLLLYGQLTASDILTYVVRRGDDLSLALGPAGAGGGAWQA is encoded by the coding sequence ATGCGGCGCCCCCTCGCTGCCGTCCTCGCCCCCGAACGCCGGACGCTCTCCCTCGTCCTCGCCATCCTGCTCGTCTGCGTTTTCGTCGCCTTCGCCACCGGCTTCTGGCTCCTCTTCCGCCTCGTCTACATCATCGCCATCGCCCTCCCCCTCGCCTGGCTCTTCACCTGGTGGAACACCCGGGGCCTCCAGGCCAACGTCGACCGGCGCACCTCCCGCGCCCAGGTCGGCCAGGAAGCCCTCGAGGTCATCGAGGTCCGCAACACCACCTTCCTCCCGAAGATCTGGCTCGAAGTCGAAGACCCCTCCGGTCTCCCCGGCCATCGCTCGCGTCGCATCCTCAATATCCCGCCCCGCCGCTCCCGCAACTGGCTCGTCACGACGCCGCTCCTGCGCCGCGGCCTCTACGAATGGGGCCCCCTCACCGTCACCGCCGTCGACCCCTTCGGCATCTTCCGCCGAACCCGCACCTTCGGCGAAGCCCAGCAGATCCTCGTCTACCCGCCCGTGGTCGACCTCCCCCACTTCCAGGCCCCGCCGGCCAACCTCCCCGGCGAAGGCCGCTTCCGCCGCCGCACCCACTACATCACCCCCAACGCCGCCGGCGTCCGCGAATACGCCCCCGGCGACGCCTTCAACCGCATCCACTGGCGCTCCACCGCCCGCACCGGCGAGCTCATGGTCAAAACCTTCGAACTCGACCCCGCCTCCGATATCTGGGTCATCCTCGACCTCGAACGCCGCGTCCACGTCGGGTCCGGCGACGACTCCACCGAAGAGTACGCCGTCCGCATCGCAGCCAGCGTCGCCCGCCACTACATCATCGCTAACCGCCCTGCCGGCCTCCTCCAGTTCGGCCGCGACCTCCGCATCCTCGAGCCCGAGCGCGGCCAAAACCAGCTCACCCGCATCCTCGAAACCCTCGCCACCGCCAGCGCCGTCGGCGATGCCCCCCTCGGCGCCCTCCTCCTCGAAGAACAGCGTCGCTTCGGCCGCCACACCACCCTCGTCATCGTCACCGCCGCAACCGATGACCACTGGCTCACCGCCATCCAGTCGCTGACCCAGCGCGGCGTCCGCGCTGCCGTCGTCCTCATCGACCCCTCCACCTTCGGCAGCGACCGCTCACCCCTCCTCCTCTACGGGCAGCTCACCGCGTCCGATATCCTTACCTACGTCGTCCGCCGCGGCGACGACCTCTCCCTCGCGCTCGGCCCCGCCGGCGCAGGAGGTGGCGCATGGCAGGCCTGA
- a CDS encoding TetR/AcrR family transcriptional regulator, with protein MAAPAPRSERADARINRERIIEAARNLFLEHGTAVEMRNLAERAGVGIGTIYRNFPAKSDLVAAVAASVLDETDAELEAVFAIDDPVELVRRHIATLLRTFSTTAPLAMEMMSAPTFETMRGRVLAWLTDPRLDAAIERGIRRGCFRADLDVATTRLFIAGAADPLVVMAACPPLVPSRLEVELADLVLRAILAPGQPLPADLAPAGQKGT; from the coding sequence ATGGCAGCACCAGCACCCCGTTCCGAACGCGCCGACGCCCGCATCAACCGCGAGCGGATCATTGAAGCCGCGCGAAACCTCTTCCTCGAACACGGCACCGCCGTCGAAATGCGCAACCTCGCCGAGCGCGCCGGCGTCGGCATCGGCACCATCTACCGCAACTTCCCCGCCAAGTCCGACCTCGTCGCCGCCGTCGCCGCCAGCGTCCTCGATGAAACCGACGCCGAGCTCGAGGCCGTCTTCGCCATCGACGACCCGGTCGAGCTGGTTCGCCGCCACATTGCCACCCTCCTCCGCACCTTCTCCACCACTGCCCCCCTTGCGATGGAGATGATGTCGGCCCCCACCTTCGAGACCATGCGCGGCCGCGTCCTCGCCTGGCTCACCGACCCGCGCCTCGATGCCGCCATTGAGCGCGGTATCCGCCGCGGCTGCTTCCGTGCCGACCTCGATGTGGCCACAACCCGCCTCTTCATCGCCGGCGCCGCCGACCCGCTCGTCGTCATGGCCGCCTGCCCTCCCCTCGTCCCTTCCCGCCTCGAGGTCGAGCTCGCCGACCTCGTCCTCCGCGCAATCCTCGCCCCCGGCCAGCCGCTCCCGGCCGACCTCGCGCCCGCAGGCCAGAAAGGGACTTAA
- a CDS encoding AAA family ATPase, with product MEDPRIVAERIIANVEKVIVGKTREIRLAVTALICGGHMLIEDVPGVGKTMLARAIAVSTGCTFRRIQFTPDLLPSDVTGVSIYNQKTGDFEFRPGPILAQVVLADEVNRATPKTQSALLEAMEERQVTVDGITYRMPQPFMVLATQNPIEYEGTFPLPEAQLDRFLIRMFLGYPSPTDEVLVLDNQQTRHPIEALQQVTDANEILQLQRAVREIYVDPLIKQYIVQLANATREHEAVYLGASPRGSLALFRTAQAKALLEGRDFVIPDDVKDLAVFTLAHRVIVSPGAKVKGVTQADVIAQCLQRVPVPGARARA from the coding sequence GTGGAAGACCCAAGGATTGTCGCCGAGCGGATCATCGCCAACGTCGAAAAGGTCATCGTTGGCAAAACCCGCGAAATCCGCCTCGCCGTCACCGCACTCATTTGCGGCGGCCACATGCTCATCGAAGACGTCCCCGGCGTCGGCAAAACCATGCTCGCCCGCGCTATCGCCGTCTCCACCGGCTGCACCTTCCGCCGCATCCAGTTCACTCCCGACCTCCTCCCCTCCGACGTCACCGGCGTCTCCATCTACAACCAGAAAACCGGCGACTTCGAATTCCGCCCCGGCCCCATCCTCGCCCAGGTCGTCCTCGCCGACGAAGTTAACCGCGCCACCCCCAAGACCCAGTCCGCCCTCCTCGAAGCCATGGAAGAGCGGCAGGTCACCGTCGATGGCATCACCTACCGCATGCCGCAGCCCTTCATGGTCCTCGCCACCCAGAACCCCATCGAATACGAAGGCACCTTCCCCCTCCCCGAGGCACAGCTCGACCGCTTCCTCATCCGCATGTTCCTCGGCTACCCCTCCCCCACCGACGAGGTCCTCGTCCTCGATAACCAGCAGACCCGCCACCCCATCGAAGCCCTCCAGCAGGTCACCGACGCCAACGAAATCCTCCAGCTCCAGCGTGCCGTCCGCGAAATCTACGTCGACCCGCTCATCAAGCAGTACATCGTCCAGCTCGCCAACGCCACCCGCGAGCACGAAGCCGTCTACCTCGGCGCCAGCCCCCGCGGCTCCCTCGCTCTCTTCCGCACCGCGCAGGCCAAGGCCCTTCTCGAAGGCCGCGATTTCGTCATCCCCGATGACGTCAAAGACCTCGCCGTCTTCACCCTCGCCCACCGCGTCATTGTCAGCCCCGGCGCCAAGGTCAAGGGCGTCACCCAGGCCGACGTCATCGCCCAGTGCCTCCAGCGCGTCCCCGTCCCCGGGGCCCGCGCCCGCGCCTGA
- a CDS encoding PilZ domain-containing protein: protein MAQFPVPGTPVTVVLRSTQPAQWAGEVAAVREGGLAVRIDGAMPAWDPDAEYVLVALDGTRRMTQRAAYIGHTERAVAFRSLGPWQPVYRRQYPRYRAEYRVEVRSVLGSSRQDGRMVDISMGGMAVRVPSRPGGRQVQVRVWAGAFSSELLCAVVGAEEQGGEVLLRLQFVELLPAQRAFVRQVVEELAARVQEQAS, encoded by the coding sequence ATGGCGCAGTTTCCGGTGCCGGGTACGCCGGTGACGGTGGTGCTGCGGTCGACCCAGCCGGCGCAGTGGGCGGGCGAGGTGGCGGCCGTGCGCGAGGGCGGGCTGGCCGTGCGTATCGACGGCGCGATGCCTGCGTGGGACCCGGATGCGGAGTACGTGCTCGTGGCACTGGACGGTACGCGCCGAATGACGCAGCGGGCGGCGTACATCGGACACACGGAGCGGGCGGTGGCGTTCCGTTCGCTGGGGCCGTGGCAGCCGGTGTACCGGAGGCAATACCCTCGCTACCGGGCGGAGTACCGGGTTGAGGTGCGGTCGGTGCTGGGGAGTTCGCGGCAGGATGGGCGGATGGTGGACATTTCGATGGGCGGTATGGCGGTGCGGGTGCCGAGCCGGCCCGGGGGGCGGCAGGTGCAGGTGCGGGTGTGGGCGGGGGCGTTCAGCAGCGAGCTGCTGTGTGCGGTGGTGGGTGCGGAGGAGCAGGGCGGGGAGGTGCTGCTGCGGCTGCAGTTTGTGGAGCTGCTGCCGGCGCAGCGGGCGTTTGTGCGGCAGGTGGTGGAGGAGCTGGCCGCCCGGGTGCAGGAGCAGGCATCGTAG
- a CDS encoding LCP family protein: MTGRVERSPYPPARAVARPTRAARPLLSPSQRFLFVLALLTFAFASFYSSLALLARVTPALFPGRSLTELGIIRPLASLNTPIVAITDPGKDSVLRKRINLLVLGVDKRPGFQFDDNPNSGYLTDTIMVATIDPVAKTAAVLSFPRDLWIDVSNPKAPESQRRINQSFGDGVRATGTIRGGVEELKADLKLNFGIEIDHYVILDFEGVELLVDALGGVDVDIPPDLAVPAWFYSNDDIHGVWVEFPPGLNHLDGYHAVAFGRHREYDSDLKRVKRQQLVLQAALNKAFQLDILRDPAGLWNAYASTVKTDIPYAKFPGYLDLLRSTDGRLKTYSLGDPVNDVPTVTGFTTAAGAAVLAWNPENVQYWLNQVFTKPAYSDSNVEIQNGYGPDGAARAAALGRYLAYVKGLPTVYYGPDAPQQPHTTITLYHLERRVLAEDIAKWLGIPASEIVVVPTDDTALPDVVITIGRDFKVPGT; this comes from the coding sequence GTGACAGGTCGCGTCGAGCGCTCACCCTACCCGCCCGCGCGCGCCGTCGCCCGGCCCACTCGAGCGGCGCGCCCCCTCCTCTCCCCCTCCCAGCGCTTCCTTTTTGTTCTCGCCCTCCTCACCTTCGCCTTCGCCTCCTTCTACTCGAGCCTCGCCCTCCTCGCCCGGGTCACCCCCGCGCTCTTCCCCGGCCGCTCCCTCACCGAACTCGGCATCATCCGGCCCCTCGCCAGCCTCAATACCCCGATCGTCGCCATCACCGACCCCGGCAAAGACAGCGTCCTCCGCAAGCGCATCAACCTCCTCGTCCTCGGCGTCGACAAGCGCCCCGGGTTCCAGTTCGACGATAACCCCAACAGCGGCTACCTCACCGACACCATCATGGTCGCCACCATCGACCCCGTCGCCAAAACCGCCGCCGTCCTCAGCTTCCCCCGCGACCTCTGGATCGACGTCTCCAACCCGAAAGCCCCCGAGAGCCAGCGCCGCATCAACCAGTCCTTCGGCGACGGCGTCCGCGCCACCGGCACCATCCGCGGAGGCGTCGAAGAGCTGAAAGCCGACCTCAAGCTCAACTTCGGCATCGAAATCGACCACTACGTCATCCTCGATTTCGAAGGCGTCGAACTCCTCGTCGATGCCCTCGGCGGCGTCGACGTCGATATCCCCCCCGACCTCGCTGTCCCCGCCTGGTTCTACAGCAACGACGATATCCACGGCGTCTGGGTCGAATTCCCGCCCGGCCTCAACCACCTCGACGGCTACCACGCCGTCGCCTTCGGCCGCCACCGCGAGTACGACTCCGACCTCAAACGCGTCAAGCGCCAGCAGCTCGTCCTCCAGGCTGCCCTCAACAAGGCCTTCCAGCTCGATATCCTGCGTGACCCCGCCGGGCTCTGGAACGCCTACGCCTCAACCGTCAAGACCGATATCCCCTACGCCAAATTCCCCGGCTACCTCGACCTCCTCCGATCCACCGACGGCCGCCTCAAAACCTACTCCCTCGGCGACCCGGTGAACGACGTCCCCACCGTCACCGGGTTCACCACCGCCGCCGGCGCAGCCGTCCTTGCCTGGAACCCCGAAAACGTCCAGTACTGGCTCAACCAGGTCTTCACCAAGCCCGCCTACAGCGACAGCAACGTCGAAATCCAGAACGGCTACGGTCCCGATGGCGCCGCCCGAGCCGCCGCCCTCGGCCGCTACCTCGCGTACGTCAAAGGGCTCCCCACCGTCTACTACGGCCCCGATGCCCCGCAGCAGCCGCACACGACCATCACGCTCTACCACCTCGAACGGCGCGTCCTCGCCGAGGACATCGCCAAATGGCTCGGCATCCCCGCCTCAGAAATCGTCGTCGTCCCCACCGACGACACCGCCCTCCCCGACGTCGTCATCACCATCGGACGCGACTTCAAAGTCCCCGGTACCTGA
- the rimI gene encoding ribosomal protein S18-alanine N-acetyltransferase, giving the protein MPVPVLEPMQPADIPDVIAVERAAYTAGWPTTAFERELTANAMARYLVVRADSAPASPLVAFGGLWLMVDQAHIVTVAVRPELQRRGYGRLVLHGLIELANAAGMDSVTLEVRVSNDAARALYRRYGFYEVGVRKRYYADNREDAIIMTTEALASPAYQQRLERLRAELAARFPGGFISRHLEAVRTA; this is encoded by the coding sequence ATGCCGGTGCCCGTGCTCGAACCGATGCAGCCAGCCGACATCCCCGATGTCATCGCCGTCGAACGCGCTGCCTATACCGCCGGCTGGCCCACCACCGCCTTCGAGCGCGAACTGACCGCCAACGCCATGGCCCGCTACCTCGTCGTCCGCGCGGACAGTGCCCCCGCCTCCCCGCTCGTCGCCTTTGGCGGCCTCTGGCTCATGGTCGACCAGGCCCACATCGTCACCGTCGCGGTGCGGCCCGAACTCCAGCGCCGCGGTTACGGCCGACTCGTCCTCCACGGCCTCATCGAACTCGCCAACGCGGCCGGCATGGACTCCGTCACGCTCGAAGTCCGCGTCTCGAACGACGCCGCCCGCGCCCTCTACCGCCGCTACGGCTTCTACGAAGTCGGGGTCCGCAAGCGCTACTATGCCGATAACCGCGAAGACGCCATCATCATGACCACCGAGGCGCTCGCCTCGCCCGCCTACCAGCAGCGCCTCGAACGCCTCCGCGCCGAGCTCGCGGCCCGCTTCCCCGGCGGCTTCATCTCCCGCCACCTCGAGGCCGTCCGCACCGCCTGA
- a CDS encoding MMPL family transporter has product MAEQGARDVTVMERWARFVHRRKLLVLAAWLAILVAGGAAARSFGGEFQTEFTLPGSESQRATDLLKERFPAQAGGEADIVFEVPTGIDGARPQIEEVLARIQAEVPDVAAIESPFERPGYISPDGTIARAVVRFTFDADKVPHETAVQLIRLTEEAARPGFTVEPGGRVIQFNEQAEFGSEIYGLIAAVFILLIAFGSVVAMGVPIGAALFGLGTGLALITIAARWVGFPSFSSQFAAMIGIGVGIDYSLLVVTRFREAIHAGKRVEEAVVEAVTTSGRAVMFAGIVVAIAFFGLFVVGLPFVATLATAGAVVVLVAVAIALSLTPALLAVFGTRVDRLRVPFLHQSEGVDPRSPWYRLSRSIQARPWPFALIAGGLLVVLSLPILDMQLGFTDAGNRSPSSHSRKAYDLIAKGFGPGTNGPLLVVADARNGNGGLQQAVELLRATPGVASVTEPVLNPEGDTAVITVIPTTKPQDHATTELVHRLRTDVLRRAEANGDRFYVTGVTAGQIDASDRISQRMPYLFIGVIGLSFILLTAMFRSVVVALKAAIMNLLSIGAAYGVVVAVFQWGWGGELIGVGTGPVEVFLPMMMFAILFGLSMDYEVFLISRIREEYLKTGDTGLAVANGLTATARVITAAAAIMVTVFLAFVLGPERVIKEFGIGLATAIFVDATIVRILLVPSTMELLGRWNWWMPQWLDRLLPNLHVEGPPPSEGEIAGAPAGGR; this is encoded by the coding sequence ATGGCTGAACAGGGAGCACGTGACGTGACCGTGATGGAGCGATGGGCGCGGTTTGTCCACCGGCGGAAGTTGCTGGTGCTGGCGGCGTGGCTGGCAATCCTCGTGGCCGGCGGCGCGGCGGCGCGGAGTTTCGGCGGCGAGTTCCAGACGGAGTTCACGCTGCCGGGCTCGGAATCGCAGCGGGCAACCGATCTGCTGAAGGAGCGGTTCCCGGCGCAGGCGGGCGGCGAGGCGGACATCGTCTTCGAGGTGCCGACGGGCATCGACGGTGCACGGCCGCAAATTGAGGAGGTGCTGGCCCGCATCCAGGCTGAAGTCCCGGACGTTGCGGCGATTGAGTCGCCGTTCGAGCGTCCGGGCTACATTTCGCCGGACGGGACGATTGCCCGTGCGGTGGTGCGGTTCACGTTCGATGCGGACAAGGTGCCGCACGAGACGGCGGTACAGCTGATTCGGCTGACGGAAGAGGCTGCGCGGCCGGGCTTCACGGTAGAGCCGGGAGGCCGGGTCATCCAGTTCAACGAGCAGGCGGAGTTCGGCTCGGAGATTTACGGGCTGATTGCGGCGGTCTTTATCCTGCTGATCGCCTTCGGGTCAGTGGTGGCGATGGGCGTGCCGATCGGGGCGGCGCTCTTCGGGCTCGGCACCGGGCTTGCGCTGATTACGATCGCGGCCCGGTGGGTCGGCTTCCCGAGCTTCTCGTCGCAGTTCGCGGCGATGATCGGCATTGGTGTCGGCATCGACTACTCGCTGCTGGTTGTCACGCGGTTCCGGGAAGCGATCCACGCGGGGAAGCGGGTGGAGGAGGCCGTGGTGGAGGCGGTGACGACCTCGGGCCGCGCGGTGATGTTTGCGGGCATTGTGGTGGCGATTGCGTTTTTCGGGCTGTTCGTTGTGGGGCTGCCGTTCGTGGCGACGCTGGCCACTGCGGGCGCGGTGGTGGTGCTGGTGGCGGTGGCGATTGCTCTCTCCCTGACGCCGGCGCTGCTGGCGGTCTTTGGAACGCGCGTGGATCGGCTGCGGGTGCCGTTCCTGCACCAGTCGGAGGGGGTGGACCCGCGAAGCCCGTGGTACCGGCTGAGCCGGTCGATCCAGGCGCGGCCGTGGCCGTTTGCGCTGATAGCGGGCGGGCTGCTGGTGGTGCTTTCGCTGCCGATCCTGGATATGCAGCTGGGGTTCACGGATGCCGGGAACCGCTCGCCGAGTTCGCATTCGCGGAAGGCGTATGACCTGATTGCGAAGGGGTTCGGCCCGGGCACGAATGGGCCGCTGCTGGTGGTGGCAGACGCGCGGAACGGGAACGGCGGGCTGCAGCAGGCGGTGGAGCTGCTCCGGGCGACGCCTGGGGTGGCGAGCGTGACCGAGCCGGTGCTGAACCCGGAGGGGGACACGGCGGTTATCACCGTCATCCCGACGACGAAGCCGCAGGACCACGCGACGACCGAGCTGGTGCACCGGCTGCGGACCGACGTGCTGCGGCGGGCCGAGGCGAATGGGGATCGGTTCTACGTAACCGGGGTGACGGCCGGCCAGATCGACGCGAGTGACCGGATTTCGCAGCGGATGCCGTACCTGTTCATCGGGGTGATCGGGCTGAGCTTCATCCTGCTGACGGCGATGTTCCGGTCGGTGGTGGTGGCTCTCAAGGCGGCGATCATGAATCTGCTGTCGATCGGGGCGGCGTACGGCGTGGTGGTGGCGGTGTTCCAGTGGGGCTGGGGCGGCGAGCTGATCGGGGTCGGCACGGGACCGGTGGAGGTGTTCCTGCCGATGATGATGTTTGCGATCCTGTTCGGGCTTTCGATGGACTACGAGGTGTTCCTCATCAGCCGGATTCGTGAGGAGTACCTGAAGACGGGTGATACCGGGCTGGCGGTTGCGAACGGGCTGACGGCGACGGCACGGGTGATTACCGCGGCGGCGGCGATCATGGTGACGGTGTTCCTCGCGTTCGTGCTGGGGCCGGAACGGGTGATCAAGGAGTTCGGCATCGGGCTGGCGACCGCGATTTTCGTGGACGCCACGATCGTGCGCATCCTGCTGGTGCCTTCGACGATGGAGCTGCTGGGCCGGTGGAACTGGTGGATGCCGCAGTGGCTCGATCGGCTGCTCCCGAACCTGCACGTGGAGGGTCCTCCGCCATCCGAGGGCGAGATTGCCGGGGCGCCGGCAGGCGGCCGCTAA
- a CDS encoding dihydrofolate reductase family protein produces MTTIYYTAVSLDGFIADQHNSLDWLFQFNLAEPPDWPAFIERIGALAMGATTWSWLLDHELLPPGGDPKPWPYVQPAWVFTHRAWPAPAGAEIRFVQGDVRPVYAEMARAAGGRDIWLVGGGDLVGQFWDAGLLDEIIVDVAPVTLGSGAPLLPRRVTAPPLRLAGVREHAAGFVQLRYTVERA; encoded by the coding sequence GTGACAACCATCTACTACACCGCCGTCAGCCTCGACGGCTTCATCGCCGACCAGCACAACTCGCTCGACTGGCTCTTCCAGTTCAACCTTGCTGAGCCGCCCGACTGGCCCGCGTTCATCGAACGCATCGGCGCCCTCGCCATGGGCGCCACCACCTGGAGCTGGCTGCTCGACCACGAGCTCCTGCCGCCCGGCGGCGACCCCAAGCCCTGGCCTTACGTCCAGCCGGCCTGGGTCTTCACCCACCGCGCCTGGCCGGCCCCCGCCGGCGCCGAAATCCGCTTTGTACAGGGCGACGTCCGCCCGGTCTACGCCGAAATGGCCCGCGCTGCCGGCGGCCGCGATATCTGGCTCGTCGGCGGCGGCGACCTCGTCGGCCAATTCTGGGACGCCGGCCTCCTCGATGAAATCATCGTCGATGTCGCCCCCGTCACCCTCGGTTCCGGCGCACCGCTCCTCCCCCGCCGCGTCACCGCTCCGCCCCTCCGCCTCGCAGGCGTCCGCGAACACGCCGCCGGCTTCGTCCAGCTCCGCTACACCGTCGAACGCGCCTAG